The Sardina pilchardus chromosome 19, fSarPil1.1, whole genome shotgun sequence genome window below encodes:
- the LOC134066271 gene encoding mediator of RNA polymerase II transcription subunit 1-like isoform X2, with protein sequence MARNGGGSGKCLVADVTSKFAEKPWNETFQLVRRCMGKFRIDPISKPLSGCLQRLQEALNVSSLNAMVSRLEVIAKQRGLGSHLSPTETACYLTADLFYLEVLLKPDGGVDDVKVALHGEAPVSNKLLLQLLRSLKENDVYIDTVLNGRVGKIVPSGPGTPMKIQYAISPSNRLLQRHCGDVDGLTQDAVVTLGPREGTHRLQLASLIPSPPQTDPQGFPLFSPLEEVASESLPATFILRLQPAVGLCSSVIQQMEKITDVKPEADQQWAPLLQLLIRSTLGEKGFQESWNPGKDANFLVTLPGNQVHGYALSGPAWSGSAWEGALIDAIPFTHPAHVPLLLELLRYQSALNMLLASCIKGQQHYPGTSSDLYCEVLPESDSSFSITFLLPGTSSLAVLLVTVVDIRQVCCQLFAPTLIDADMNDYISRVMTRCMSIPITMRAIYKRLIFTDPSGTTSDPEISTSPHEVNTAVSVVVDHSLPPAPDLHTGLSETESLGPSEMVSQTGEHPGLVPQSSIKEEEEEDPAMCVSPSPCYVMAVSSNQEVSDSNTEATANPYPLSSVCVFPHWSASGHVAEFV encoded by the exons AGGAGGGAGTGGGAAGTGTCTTGTCGCTGATGTTACATCCAAATTTGCTGAAAAACCTTGGAACGAAACATTCCAGCTTGTCCGACGGTGCATG GGCAAATTCAGAATAGATCCCATATCTAAACCTTTGAGTGGTTGTCTCCAGAGGCTACAGGAAGCTCTGAATG TGTCCTCGCTGAATGCCATGGTGTCCAGGTTGGAAGTCATTGCCAAACAGAGAGG GCTAGGCTCGCACCTGAGCCCCACAGAGACGGCCTGTTACCTCACAGCAGACCTGTTCTATTTGGAGGTGCTGCTCAAGCCTGATGGTGGCGTGGATGATGTAAAAGTAGCCCTGCATGGTGAAGCCCCAGTG TCCAACAAGTTACTGCTTCAGCTGTTGAG ATCTTTAAAAGAAAATGATGTCTACATTGACACTGTTTTGAATGGGAGAGTTGGAAAGATCGTGCCAAGCGGACCAG GAACTCCTATGAAGATCCAGTATGCCATCAGTCCCTCCAACAGGCTCTTACAGAGACATTGTGGGG ATGTAGATGGACTCACTCAGGATGCTGTTGTGACGCTGGGGCCAAGAGAGGGCACACACCGATTACAGCTGGCCTCTCTTATTCCCTCCCCCCCTCAGACTGATCCCCAAGG CTTCCCACTGTTTAGTCCGCTCGAAGAAGTAGCCTCTGAATCTCTGCCTGCTACTTTCATATTGAGGCTGCAGCCAGCTGTAGGCCTGTGCTCATCTGTGATTCAACAGATGGAGAAAATCACAG ATGTCAAACCTGAGGCTGACCAGCAGTGGGCGCCCTTGTTGCAGCTGCTGATAAGAAGCACATTAGGAGAGAAAGGCTTCCAGGAATCCTGGAATCCTGGCAAAGACGCTAACTTTTTAGTG ACCCTCCCAGGTAACCAGGTCCATGGGTATGCCCTGTCTGGCCCTGCATGGAGTGGGTCAGCATGGGAAGGAGCCCTTATTGACGCCATACCTTTCACCCATCCTGCTCATGTGCCTCTGCTCCTGGAGCTTCTCCGCTATCAGTCAGCGCTCAATATGCTCTTGGCCAGCTGCATCAAAGGTCAACAGCACTACCCAG GAACATCATCTGATCTGTACTGTGAGGTTCTTCCAGAGTCTGACTCGAGCTTCTCCATAACGTTTCTTCTTCCTGGAACTAGCTCTCTGGCTGTTT TGTTGGTGACTGTAGTAGACATCCGCCAAGTGTGTTGCCAGCTGTTTGCGCCTACGCTAATTGATGCCGACATGAATGACTACATCTCTAGGGTTATGACACG GTGCATGTCGATTCCCATAACCATGCGGGCAATATACAAGCGTCTAATCTTCACGGATCCATCCGGCACGACATCTGACCCTGAAATCAGTACTTCTCCACATGAGGTGAACACGGCAGTCTCTGTCGTGGTGGACCACTCCCTTCCTCCAGCACCAGATCTTCATACTGGGTTATCCGAAACGGAGAGTCTTGGGCCATCAGAAATGGTTAGCCAAACAGGAGAGCATCCGGGACTAGTTCCCCAGAGTTCaatcaaggaggaggaggaagaggatcctgccatgtgtgtctctccctctccttgttATGTCATGGCTGTGTCTTCAAATCAAGAAGTGAGTGATTCAAATACAGAGGCTACTGCTAACCCTTATCCCCTGTCCTCCGTGTGTGTATTTCCACACTGGTCAGCCAGTGGGCATGTAGCGGAGTTTGTATAG
- the LOC134066271 gene encoding mediator of RNA polymerase II transcription subunit 1-like isoform X1, with protein MARNGGSGKCLVADVTSKFAEKPWNETFQLVRRCMGKFRIDPISKPLSGCLQRLQEALNVSSLNAMVSRLEVIAKQRGLGSHLSPTETACYLTADLFYLEVLLKPDGGVDDVKVALHGEAPVSNKLLLQLLRQKLFDDFSTKLDDLSSLYNIPGDNDVKVKVCTALQFMEKDLLTISHMPRSLKENDVYIDTVLNGRVGKIVPSGPGTPMKIQYAISPSNRLLQRHCGDVDGLTQDAVVTLGPREGTHRLQLASLIPSPPQTDPQGFPLFSPLEEVASESLPATFILRLQPAVGLCSSVIQQMEKITDVKPEADQQWAPLLQLLIRSTLGEKGFQESWNPGKDANFLVTLPGNQVHGYALSGPAWSGSAWEGALIDAIPFTHPAHVPLLLELLRYQSALNMLLASCIKGQQHYPGTSSDLYCEVLPESDSSFSITFLLPGTSSLAVLLVTVVDIRQVCCQLFAPTLIDADMNDYISRVMTRCMSIPITMRAIYKRLIFTDPSGTTSDPEISTSPHEVNTAVSVVVDHSLPPAPDLHTGLSETESLGPSEMVSQTGEHPGLVPQSSIKEEEEEDPAMCVSPSPCYVMAVSSNQEVSDSNTEATANPYPLSSVCVFPHWSASGHVAEFV; from the exons GAGGGAGTGGGAAGTGTCTTGTCGCTGATGTTACATCCAAATTTGCTGAAAAACCTTGGAACGAAACATTCCAGCTTGTCCGACGGTGCATG GGCAAATTCAGAATAGATCCCATATCTAAACCTTTGAGTGGTTGTCTCCAGAGGCTACAGGAAGCTCTGAATG TGTCCTCGCTGAATGCCATGGTGTCCAGGTTGGAAGTCATTGCCAAACAGAGAGG GCTAGGCTCGCACCTGAGCCCCACAGAGACGGCCTGTTACCTCACAGCAGACCTGTTCTATTTGGAGGTGCTGCTCAAGCCTGATGGTGGCGTGGATGATGTAAAAGTAGCCCTGCATGGTGAAGCCCCAGTG TCCAACAAGTTACTGCTTCAGCTGTTGAG GCAGAAGTTGTTTGATGACTTCTCCACAAAGCTGGATGACCTGTCATCCCTCTATAATATCCCTGGTGACAA TGATGTAAAGGTTAAGGTATGTACGGCTCTGCAGTTCATGGAGAAGGACTTGCTTACCATATCGCATATGCCCAG ATCTTTAAAAGAAAATGATGTCTACATTGACACTGTTTTGAATGGGAGAGTTGGAAAGATCGTGCCAAGCGGACCAG GAACTCCTATGAAGATCCAGTATGCCATCAGTCCCTCCAACAGGCTCTTACAGAGACATTGTGGGG ATGTAGATGGACTCACTCAGGATGCTGTTGTGACGCTGGGGCCAAGAGAGGGCACACACCGATTACAGCTGGCCTCTCTTATTCCCTCCCCCCCTCAGACTGATCCCCAAGG CTTCCCACTGTTTAGTCCGCTCGAAGAAGTAGCCTCTGAATCTCTGCCTGCTACTTTCATATTGAGGCTGCAGCCAGCTGTAGGCCTGTGCTCATCTGTGATTCAACAGATGGAGAAAATCACAG ATGTCAAACCTGAGGCTGACCAGCAGTGGGCGCCCTTGTTGCAGCTGCTGATAAGAAGCACATTAGGAGAGAAAGGCTTCCAGGAATCCTGGAATCCTGGCAAAGACGCTAACTTTTTAGTG ACCCTCCCAGGTAACCAGGTCCATGGGTATGCCCTGTCTGGCCCTGCATGGAGTGGGTCAGCATGGGAAGGAGCCCTTATTGACGCCATACCTTTCACCCATCCTGCTCATGTGCCTCTGCTCCTGGAGCTTCTCCGCTATCAGTCAGCGCTCAATATGCTCTTGGCCAGCTGCATCAAAGGTCAACAGCACTACCCAG GAACATCATCTGATCTGTACTGTGAGGTTCTTCCAGAGTCTGACTCGAGCTTCTCCATAACGTTTCTTCTTCCTGGAACTAGCTCTCTGGCTGTTT TGTTGGTGACTGTAGTAGACATCCGCCAAGTGTGTTGCCAGCTGTTTGCGCCTACGCTAATTGATGCCGACATGAATGACTACATCTCTAGGGTTATGACACG GTGCATGTCGATTCCCATAACCATGCGGGCAATATACAAGCGTCTAATCTTCACGGATCCATCCGGCACGACATCTGACCCTGAAATCAGTACTTCTCCACATGAGGTGAACACGGCAGTCTCTGTCGTGGTGGACCACTCCCTTCCTCCAGCACCAGATCTTCATACTGGGTTATCCGAAACGGAGAGTCTTGGGCCATCAGAAATGGTTAGCCAAACAGGAGAGCATCCGGGACTAGTTCCCCAGAGTTCaatcaaggaggaggaggaagaggatcctgccatgtgtgtctctccctctccttgttATGTCATGGCTGTGTCTTCAAATCAAGAAGTGAGTGATTCAAATACAGAGGCTACTGCTAACCCTTATCCCCTGTCCTCCGTGTGTGTATTTCCACACTGGTCAGCCAGTGGGCATGTAGCGGAGTTTGTATAG